One region of bacterium genomic DNA includes:
- a CDS encoding KpsF/GutQ family sugar-phosphate isomerase, with the protein MTEPRAARDLERGREVFAAAIAALGAIQARLGPEFARAVALVAACRGRVVVTGIGKSGHVARKLAATLSSTGTPAVFLHAAEATHGDLGFLRGEDLCIMVSKSGAGEELLGWLPFLRAQGCPLVAICGNIASPLARAASVALDAAVAEEACPLNLAPTTSSAAALVMGDALALALLERRGFGAGDFLRLHPSGVLGRRLNLRVADLMHEGEALPVVTGETSLREALLVIIGKGLGMTCVVEAPGGPLLGVLTDGDLKRLLVDSPATATLLDRPVAALATRQPRCVGPELLAAEALRIMEGNRPGPITSLVVTDGAGALVGVIHLHDILRAGLS; encoded by the coding sequence ATGACTGAGCCGCGGGCCGCGCGCGATCTCGAACGGGGGCGCGAGGTCTTCGCCGCGGCCATTGCGGCGCTCGGCGCGATCCAGGCCCGCCTGGGTCCCGAGTTCGCGCGCGCGGTCGCGCTCGTCGCCGCCTGCCGCGGCCGCGTCGTCGTCACCGGCATCGGCAAGTCGGGGCACGTCGCGCGCAAGCTGGCAGCGACGCTCAGCTCGACGGGGACGCCGGCCGTCTTCCTGCATGCCGCCGAGGCCACGCACGGCGACCTCGGCTTCCTGCGCGGGGAGGACCTCTGCATCATGGTCTCCAAGAGCGGAGCCGGGGAGGAGTTGCTCGGCTGGCTGCCCTTCCTGCGCGCGCAGGGCTGTCCGCTGGTCGCGATCTGCGGCAACATCGCCTCGCCGCTCGCCCGCGCGGCGAGCGTGGCGCTCGATGCGGCGGTGGCCGAGGAGGCCTGCCCGCTGAACCTCGCCCCGACCACGAGCAGCGCGGCGGCGCTCGTCATGGGCGACGCCCTCGCGCTCGCCCTCCTCGAGCGCCGCGGCTTCGGCGCCGGCGACTTCCTGCGCCTGCACCCGAGCGGCGTCCTCGGGCGCCGGCTCAACCTGCGCGTGGCCGACCTCATGCACGAGGGCGAGGCGCTGCCCGTCGTCACGGGCGAGACCAGCCTGCGCGAGGCGCTGCTCGTCATCATCGGCAAGGGCCTGGGCATGACCTGCGTCGTCGAGGCCCCGGGCGGGCCCCTGCTCGGCGTTCTCACCGACGGCGACCTCAAGCGCCTGCTCGTCGACTCGCCGGCCACGGCGACTCTGCTGGACCGGCCCGTGGCCGCCCTCGCGACGCGGCAGCCGCGCTGCGTCGGGCCGGAACTCCTCGCCGCCGAGGCCCTGCGGATCATGGAGGGGAACCGGCCGGGACCCATCACCAGCCTCGTCGTCACCGACGGCGCGGGCGCCCTGGTCGGGGTGATCCATCTCCACGACATCCTGCGCGCCGGTCTGAGCTAA
- a CDS encoding phenylphosphate carboxylase subunit delta: MPFPDPPAALGARLARLRLFIFDVDGVLTDGTLGGGEPRSRRWHVKDGFGIYLAHRSSLGVALCSGNDHAEIRERAERLRIQHLRLGRLDKAEAVRELLAETACARGEAIFVGDDLFDLPGMAAAGLGACPADAAAELLERCHWPLASRGGHGAAREVIEGVLRARGEWEALVAPFLRAGAELGDD, translated from the coding sequence ATGCCCTTCCCTGATCCCCCGGCCGCGCTGGGCGCGCGCCTCGCGCGCCTGCGCCTGTTCATCTTCGATGTCGACGGCGTGCTCACCGACGGCACGCTGGGCGGCGGCGAGCCGCGCAGCCGGCGCTGGCACGTGAAGGACGGCTTCGGCATCTATCTTGCCCACAGGAGTAGCTTGGGTGTCGCCCTCTGCAGCGGCAACGACCATGCCGAAATCCGCGAGCGCGCCGAGCGCCTGCGCATCCAGCACCTGCGGCTGGGTCGCCTGGACAAGGCCGAGGCCGTGCGCGAGCTGCTCGCCGAGACCGCCTGCGCGCGCGGGGAGGCGATCTTCGTCGGCGACGACCTCTTCGACCTGCCCGGAATGGCGGCCGCCGGTCTCGGCGCCTGCCCGGCCGACGCCGCCGCGGAGCTGCTCGAGCGCTGCCACTGGCCCCTGGCCAGCCGCGGCGGCCACGGCGCCGCGCGCGAGGTGATCGAGGGCGTCCTGCGCGCCCGCGGCGAGTGGGAAGCGCTCGTCGCGCCCTTCCTGCGCGCCGGCGCGGAGCTGGGCGATGACTGA
- a CDS encoding 3-deoxy-8-phosphooctulonate synthase: MGGAAVGAGRPLLIAGPCVVEGRGMLVDTAGFLAEQARAIGWPLVFKASYGKENRLSGASFRGLGREAALALIGEAARGAGLPALTDIHQPEEAAVAAAVVDCLQIPAFLCRQTALLEAAGATGLAVNIKKGQFMAPADMAFAAEKVRGAGADRVLLTERGASFGYRDLVVDFRAFPQLAAAGCPVIFDLTHSQQQPGAGGGASGGTRAYGRGLARAALAAGVDGLFLEVHPDPARAQSDAATQLDFAAAAALLADLARFWAALEAGNALP, encoded by the coding sequence ATCGGTGGCGCCGCCGTCGGCGCGGGCCGGCCGCTGCTCATCGCCGGGCCCTGCGTGGTCGAGGGACGCGGGATGCTCGTCGACACGGCGGGATTCCTGGCCGAGCAGGCGAGGGCGATCGGCTGGCCGCTCGTCTTCAAGGCGAGCTACGGCAAGGAAAACCGACTCTCCGGCGCCAGCTTCCGCGGCCTGGGGCGCGAGGCGGCGCTCGCCCTGATCGGCGAGGCGGCCCGCGGCGCTGGTCTGCCGGCGCTCACCGACATCCACCAGCCGGAGGAGGCGGCGGTGGCCGCGGCGGTCGTCGACTGCCTGCAGATCCCGGCCTTCCTCTGCCGGCAGACGGCCCTGCTCGAGGCCGCCGGGGCGACCGGGCTCGCCGTCAACATCAAGAAGGGTCAGTTCATGGCGCCGGCCGACATGGCCTTCGCCGCCGAGAAGGTGCGGGGGGCCGGGGCGGACCGGGTCCTGCTCACCGAGCGCGGCGCGAGCTTCGGCTACCGCGATCTCGTCGTCGACTTCCGCGCCTTTCCGCAGCTCGCCGCCGCGGGCTGCCCGGTGATCTTCGACCTCACGCACAGCCAGCAGCAGCCGGGCGCCGGCGGCGGCGCCTCGGGCGGGACGCGCGCCTACGGCCGCGGCCTCGCCCGCGCCGCCCTCGCCGCCGGGGTGGACGGCCTCTTCCTGGAGGTGCACCCCGATCCGGCGCGCGCGCAGAGCGACGCCGCCACCCAGCTCGACTTCGCCGCCGCCGCGGCGCTCCTCGCGGATCTGGCCCGGTTCTGGGCCGCCCTGGAGGCCGGCAATGCCCTTCCCTGA